In Chryseobacterium salivictor, the DNA window TGTAGAAGATTTTCATACTCGGCCTTAAATTCTGTGGTAATGCTGTCATAGAGCCGTTGACTTTCTTCAAAGATGCCAGCATCTCTGTTAATCTTAGGCCTTATATTTTTATTATAAGTTTGTTGCTTATATTCTAGAAATTCTAAACGATCTTGTTCTGCTGCCATCTCTTCCCAATTCGAAATACATTCCAATAATTTCTTTTTTAAAGCTGCATCTTGCTTGATCGCAACATTATAGATCAGGTTTAAATAGGCATCTTTATCATTTGGAACAAAGCAGTAATCTTCTTCACCAACCCGGGTAAATACCGCAAAAAGGTCTAAACGTTCATAATTGTTGCGGTCGAAAAACAACCTAAAAATAACCTCCTTTTCAAAAGCAAACATTGGCAGCCTAAAACAAGTGTTCTCCATCTCATATTTTATCGTTTTACACAATGGATCATCATTCGTGATTGTATATGCTCCTGTCAGCAGAACCATCCTAAAAACAATCTCTTCCAGATCATTCCTATCCCGTGAAAACATAAATTCATGCTCATGGAAAATTTCTTCCTCTTGATTGTGCCATTTCGGAATATTCCTCATATCGATAGGTTTCCCGCCAAATGTCATTCCATAATGTACTTTGAATTGTTCAGCAAATTGTCGCTCTGTTAAATCCCAACCAATCTTTAATACGGCCTCTTTTATAGTCAAAGTAGGATCTTCCAGTTTATAATGACGTGCCAATTCAATTTTCATTCTAATCAGGTAGTCTCGCGGAGTAAACTCCGTGTTCCGTTTAAAGTCCCTTTTGAATTTTGAAATTGAAATTTTGTAGGGTTTCCGCAGTACATCGACCTCTCCAATAGAAATATTACCGACGTTTTGCACCATGCGTTCTATAATCTCCTCTATATAAGCCATAATAATTTTTTAATGCGTTGTATTGATTTTCAAAATTATCACTTTGTTTATTACCAGAAAAGGAAGTTCAAGGGCAATTTAGGAAGTCTGGAGTCAAATACCTGCTCCTTATATTGAACAAAGCTTTCTTACAGCATTATTTCTTTTTTTTTGTGGGGCTAATTATCAAATCAAAATACAGGAACACGTACAAAAAAACACTCCAAATATCTACGACTTATAGCATATTGTCTGACCATGGTGAAAGAAACTGGTTCATTATTTCTATATACTGCTCAGCATCCTCTTTCTGCATAATCAATCCGGGATGGGCAACATCATTTCTTTTTTCTCTAAGTTCGTTTATTAGGTCAATTTGTAAAGTTAATGGATCTTGAAAGATAGTGGTTAATATTGTACTCAATAAGTTATATTCTGTTGCACTGCAACAAGCTGATATCCTGTTTATTCCAAATTTAAATTTTTCTAATGATCCTTGCATCACACCAATAGTCCACTTCCTTGTAGCATGAACAGATCCGAATAATTTCTTTAATTCATTCTCCATTGCTCTTCCATACTGGAGAATCACTGGAGAAAAATCAGTGCCCTCTTTGATATTATGCAAGAGATATTGTCCAGATGCCAAATAATCTACCGTTATATGATTCAGTTTTGAAGTATTAAATATTAACGCGACATGCTGCAGATAGCGTTCTAAGTCAGTCCTATTACCATACTCATCAATTTTTTCTTCCAGTAACGAAATCTTGTCATCATTTTCTTCAAGATTCTTTTTCAGCTCTTCAAATTCGACCATAAAACTGTCTCTTCTGATGTTAAGAAGACTCAGCTGTAAATTGTTGGATTCATCAAAGAATCCACTATCAAACGCTTCATAATTAATACCGCCATCCTCTTCAATCACAATTGTCTCCACTTGCGTCCTGCCTGCCTCAATAGCTCCTAAGTTTCTTAAATAAAATATCTTGATCAAACTTTCTGATTGCTTTTCACTAGCAACCAGATTTTGGAATTTACGTATCAGATACTCGCTATGTGTTTCTATGACCAATTGTATATTGAACTTTTTATTCGCTTCAAAAAACATTTCAGCAAGCAATGACTGCCATTTGGGGTGTAAATTTGTCTCAGGTTCCTCAATGAGAAGTAAGCATGGATCAAAATAGTCCATATAGTACTCTCCTTCTTCACCGTAGTCATGAATGAGCCTTTTATTTTTTTCTGACAATACGCTGATTTGAATCAATAATAAAATAAGCTGTTTAATTCCATAACCATAGTCAACAAGTTCTCTCTTTTCGTCATTGAAATCAATAACCGAAACAAAAATTAACTGATAGTCGAGCCTGAATTCTATCTCTAATCTTTTTCCGATTTCGAAGGCCTTTAAATAGGTATTTAAAAATGACCATGGGTCATGCTGCAAAGGGATGTACGCCTTTAACAGATTTATAAAAGGAGAATTTAAAGTAGCATTGTAAATTCTTACATTCTGCTCCCTTACTGTAGAAAGGTAGTTTATCGACTGCACACGCTGCTTTAAAACTTCCCAGCTTTTTTTGAAAGTGTTCTCTAGCACATTATATTTAGTATAATCTTCATCTGTGGTCTCAATATCGCGCCAGATTAGGTTATCTCTTATTATCTCCAAAGAACTTTCAAAAAAGACTCTCTCTATTGATCGGTGCGGAAAAAACACTTCATCTGGTTCAAATTCCCTTTCTCCGATCTTTAATTTACCTTCTTTAATATCAGTTTCTTTAAGCTTATCAACAAATTTCTCCCATTTGTCAATATTAGCGTCCGATCTGAAAGATTTAATTATAACAGAGGGTATAAAAGAATAGTCCTTTTCCTCTGCAACTCCATCTACCCATTCGAGCCATTTTGCATTCCTTTTTTCTTCCAGATAAAACTTATAAAATACTAATGTTTCAGACAAAAAGCTGTGCAGCTTCTCAGAATTAACCCTCCATTCCACAAAACCCTCCAAAGGGTTCTCGTCGGGTCTACCAAATATTCCGTACATTTCCCAAAAATCCTTTTTATTAAGAGATGGATCGTCTTTTTGCACTTCGTATTCCTGCATCTGCTTTTGATATTTCTCCATATCATCCGTTTTGTCAAGATCGTCTGCATCCCTGTATTCGAAAAATAATAGACTGTCATTATTCCGACGGTCGCAAACTTCCATTTTTCTGAGTTTTCCCTTATAAGAATCACTAGATAAAACAGCATATGAAAGTTTTATATATGTGTATCTGTGTCCAAAGAAATTGAATGGTAAGGAAATCATAAGCTGCTTGCTTTTTTTATTGAATAACAAGTTTTCTAGATTTCCCAATAAATGCTCTTGGTCCGTTAGATCTAATTCATTTGGAAAAACATTTGCATTTACACTGTTCTTTAACAGTTGCATTCCTTTAATGATCGAACTTTTACCCGAATTATTGGTCCCTGTCAACAGGTTAATTGCTGAGAAGGTTTCCAGGAATCCCTGCTGATCATTAAAAATTCTGAAATTGTTAAAACCTACTATATCAATTGGGTGCATATTCTGTTCTTTAATATCTAATTAATTTTCACTTACCATAGTAGTTTTCCAAGCAGTAACTTCCAGCAGAACTGCAGCGTCACCAGCATTATTCCATACAGAATTGCCTAATTTCCAATACATTGTATATCTTTTATTTATACCATTATTAATGTCTTCAATTTTGGTTTTTCCGGTTTTTGTGTAAAGAACAACCTCATCCCCTTTTTTGACTTTTTGGGAATTGAACCAGTGCGTATGTCTTATTTTATTAGAGATAGTATCCTCACCTGAATAGGTTGTGTCTATGAGTATGTAATGGTTGAGATTGCAGTCTTCAACAACAGTCAGGTTTACTCTTTCACTTTCGAGCGTACCATAGTCTACGACACTATTAATTTTTAATTTCATAATTGGTTATTTAGCTTTCAAAGCAATTTAGTAATATTTATAATCTTAACAAAAGAAATTTAAATAGTTGAATAAGAATTGCTAAATTTATTAGAACACATCGCTTTTTTACAATAATGGATACCCTTTTTGAAAATAATAAATTTGAGATTGAAGTTCGAGATTAGCCATTAACTTCATTGACATTTTAATGCTTATTCAGCCAAGCTGTTCTTTAGCCGAATCACTTTCAAAACAGGATCTTTTCATCAATAGTATCATTGCGCAGTTGGGAGCTTCCCTCCTATTGAATCTACTTAAAACTGGAATGACAAAAAACAAGGGATCCTTCCTGAACCTTCAAAATTTCAAATCTCAGCCCTTTACCATCGACAGTTTTTTCAACTGCCGCGGCCAAAAGCCGTTGGCTTTTGGTGAAAAATCGGCTGCAACGGCTGCCCCTTTCACCTCTCCCCCGATAGCCGTTGTGGGTTATTTGTGGGATACAAGGTATCCCAATACGTTTTGCAGAGAAATTATAATAGGAATAAAAATTCAAGATATCAACTAACATCTTATTTATCAGCACTTTTTTCAAATGGCATAATATCATTTAGAACATTAGGAATACCTTGCTCGCGATATTCTGTATTTACGCTGATTTGTACGACCTCTCTTGAATCCTTCCAGTGAATTACACTCAAAAATGCCAATGCTAACTGAACCTTTAAATCTTGATTATTCGGATCATTCTCTAAATTCCATCGATCTTTTGTCTCCCTGTTCTCCTCTTTATTGATATCTATTACCGATCCGTAGATTTTTAATTCGTCATTTATAAGTACAAGTCTTAATTCATCAATCTCCTCTTGCTGTAAAGCTCTATGCTCTATAGCTGGTAAATCATCTTTTCGGACGACGAATATTAGATCTTGAGTACCATATTCTGTGGCAGGTATCTCCAATACTCGGCTTTTAAAACTACTTTTATCAATAATTTCTTTAGCTTGATAGTGAAGTCCTATCCCAATGAGTACGATTCCAGTATGTTCGCCTATCAATCTTGTTAATCCGGGTATCAAATCTTCAGCTCTTAATAAATATCTTTTTGTTCTGGCTATCGCAAAAGAGTTTGGTATGTATCTATTAATGCCTTCTCTAGCTAAAGCCGCAGCAAAAACTGTATCATAATTTATATGAGGTGTATCGCCTTCCGTAAATGCAGCTTTGGACATCAAGATCGTACTTCCGGTCACAGATACTTTAGTTCTCCCTTCCTTGTGCTGCTCATCCAACGGTATAAAAATAGAGTCGTATTCACGGAAAGCGTCTCCTAGTATAGAATTTGAGCCTTCGTAGAAGTTCTGGATCATCCTCTCCGAAAGTTCGGCGTTAAGTTTTTGATTCCCAATTTTATCAGTTATGGATTGTTTTAAATGCTCAACAAATTGTTCTAATTCGGCTTTCTTAGTATCATCCTCTTCATAATTTAAAGTGTGAAGCAACTCTGTATTTTCACGAACATCTTTTAGACACTTCTCAAAAAAAGATATATTATTAAGCCAATTACCTAACTCTCCTACCTCATCCGGTAGGTTCGGAAGATCGGTAAAATTCTGATAACTATAATATTGTACCTGGAAAAATTGCCTAATGAACAATATGGTTAAATAACAACATATCCAATAGGTGACCTGTCTTCTATTGCCCAGATTATCCAGCTCAGGAAAATAATACTTAAAGTCGATTGGTGCTCCTATATTTTTGTATTCATTACTGAAGTGTTCAAACCAATGAAATATCTCGGCCATAGATTTCGGTAACAGAACATATTTAGGAGGTTGAGATTGCGTGAATTCAAAAAAGTATTTTAATATATCATACTGACCTCGATAATACATCAAACCACCTAATGCATAATGGAATTCTAGAAAACGCTGGCGTTCCAAATCTCTTCTTTCAACTTCAATTTCATTGCTTATATTACCACCCGATTCGTAGTTTGGAATAAGCAATCTAAGTCTGTAATCATAATACTGACTTGAATGAGCCCAAAACATTTTCACCAGTCTCGGGTAATCACAAATTGTATAAATATTACGCCAAAGAGAATGGTATGTTTCATTAGATATGATAATCTCTTCGAAATCTTCTCCTAATAGCCAAATACCGCTTACGGCTCGATGTTCAATTGCCCTTAACTTTCTGTTTTGGACGACTGTGGATTCTTCATTAAGTTTGTTGACCATAAAATACAGGTCGACCGGATATACTAACAGTGCATCTTTGGGATTGTTTCTTCGGATATTTGCAAAAGTTTTGTAGTAAAATTCAAGTAACGTCTCTTGTAGATGCTCATCCTGTTTTTCTATGGCGTAATAAGTCATTTCATTAATCGCTTTCAGATAGTACTGTCTCTTTTCATCTTTTTCAGATAAAGCATCATTTTCCCTGATTATATGGCTTAATAAAGAGCTTGACTTCCCATTAAATAAACTAACTTTCTCTAACCATTTGAAGAACAATACGGTCAATAAAATTGTAAAAGCAAAAACTAAAAAATTGGCTGAATTATTAATAAACCAGTTATCCCATCCAAAGAAAGGCTGTGATTTAAAAATTACAAATAGAAATGAAATAAGCGTTGCAAACAGAATTAACTTAAATAGGGAAATATTGTACTCTTTTTCCCCGATTTTAAACTTCAGAGCTTTTTGCGGATATTCATAGTTAAATAAAACGGATAGATATTCAGACTGGTATTTATCACCTATATTCGAAGTCTTATCTACAATTATGGGATATGCAATGCCTAATATCGCAATATCTATTGCTACACAAATTTCTACTATATTTTCAATACTTATCATACAATAATCTTAGGTTTAAATTTGGCTAGGCCAAATAATATTTTTCTTTTAATTAGGAAGGCAGCGGGTTCACTGACATTGTCGATCATAATTATAATAAAAAATCAGGAGAGTTTGCCTCTGACATAATCTCACTGAATTATTTTTTTGTTCTAAAAGGTACATCTAATTTATTTACGAGATCTGTTTTTAACTAACTTTTCGATCTGATAGACATTACGTCAGGCTCTGTGACAATACGCCCCTTCGATTTGATAGTATATTACTGTTCCATAAGCGGTTAAAAACAACTATGATAATTTAATAATAATTAAGGAAAACCGTAGAAAACTCTTAAAAGTTGTTTTATGATCTATATAATTTCACTTTCCAGCCCATTGTTATATTTGTTGACAAATTCAGTAAATGATATACCATTTATTTCTGAAAATAGAGACGAAAAGTTTGTCCTTGACTCGATACCGCACTCTTTCACAAGAGTTTTGCTGCTATAACTTCGGTATTTTTTGTCTTTGCTAAGCCTCTCCGTAGCTCACTGAGATATCGGTTAAAACTTGCCCTTTTATGCTCATTGACCAATGAACTTAATCCTATTTTCCACCACTTCGACGCTTTATTGCAGTAAGGGCTATTAATTACTGATTTTGGATTATTAGTAAATATTTGTATTTCAATGATCTTCAAAAAATAATTCACAAATAAAATATTTAAATATTAGGAAAAAAAACTAAGTCCCGAAGTTTTTCTCCCTTTTTGAAAAAAAGGCAAGATCGTCTTTGTAGATAAAACTTGAAAAGTTTGTACGTACAAAGACACATCTTGCTATCAAAACCTCCAAAGTTTAAGGGGCTTCTGAAAATAAACTATCGCAAAATTCGAGAGATTGATTATGGGAGAATTAAATAATTATTGCTCATAAAAAAAAAGGATAATTGCTGTAATCATTTTACGCATATAGAGTCTAAACCTATGTCCAATTTACACAGGTGTTGTATCTATTTTATGCAGGTGCAAGAAAAACACCTGTAATTATTATATGCGGACTCGTTGCATTATATTTACATTTATATATGCTTGTGAATTTTAAAAATTGACAATCTTTTGATTTGTCAATCAAAGTTGCATTAACTCTTATTTGACAAAATAAACATTTAAATTTCAAGCTTTTAATAACTTAATATTGTTGCTTAACCTCTGCTCATTCTAAGGTTCTGACGTCGATTTGCACTCCCAAACTTCGGAAACCCAAATTTTCTGCGGTGTCGCTTAACCCCAGTAAAGAACTTCCTTCTCTTGTGGTTTCTGATAAGCTGCGGATTTGTTGTAAAGGAATGGTTTTGCCGTAGTATTTACTGACGATTCTAAGGCAAGTTGATCCGCAATCTTTGGCGTCGGGTTGGTTGAAGAAAGGAAAAAATTTCAATATTGAGCTTTAAAATTGTCTGTTCCAAAAATCGCCAATATTTTACAATCTAATAGATACCGAAGTCGTTTTATTATTAAAGTTTCAAAATCTTGTAAATCGCTTACAGCAAAATCATCATCTAAATAATTAGACATTGCTGTGAAAAAACGACTTTTCAAAATTGGTGTTTTTAATTCATCAATAATAATTGCATTAATTTCATCAAAATCGTAGGAAATAAAAAGATCATTACATTCTCTTACTTTTAACTTTTGA includes these proteins:
- a CDS encoding helix-turn-helix domain-containing protein, with the translated sequence MAYIEEIIERMVQNVGNISIGEVDVLRKPYKISISKFKRDFKRNTEFTPRDYLIRMKIELARHYKLEDPTLTIKEAVLKIGWDLTERQFAEQFKVHYGMTFGGKPIDMRNIPKWHNQEEEIFHEHEFMFSRDRNDLEEIVFRMVLLTGAYTITNDDPLCKTIKYEMENTCFRLPMFAFEKEVIFRLFFDRNNYERLDLFAVFTRVGEEDYCFVPNDKDAYLNLIYNVAIKQDAALKKKLLECISNWEEMAAEQDRLEFLEYKQQTYNKNIRPKINRDAGIFEESQRLYDSITTEFKAEYENLLQGMCLREAELSKYLRAVEKEDEHMIKSTLEVLCGIGDLLPEKLDLLLSLAEYPNMEFVEFEDYSFSMDKTLISKVIQEYPRESVPQFICDYYRAYKDMMEGDEEDSDEYLGNLILLDILDDFIKL
- a CDS encoding AAA family ATPase, producing the protein MHPIDIVGFNNFRIFNDQQGFLETFSAINLLTGTNNSGKSSIIKGMQLLKNSVNANVFPNELDLTDQEHLLGNLENLLFNKKSKQLMISLPFNFFGHRYTYIKLSYAVLSSDSYKGKLRKMEVCDRRNNDSLLFFEYRDADDLDKTDDMEKYQKQMQEYEVQKDDPSLNKKDFWEMYGIFGRPDENPLEGFVEWRVNSEKLHSFLSETLVFYKFYLEEKRNAKWLEWVDGVAEEKDYSFIPSVIIKSFRSDANIDKWEKFVDKLKETDIKEGKLKIGEREFEPDEVFFPHRSIERVFFESSLEIIRDNLIWRDIETTDEDYTKYNVLENTFKKSWEVLKQRVQSINYLSTVREQNVRIYNATLNSPFINLLKAYIPLQHDPWSFLNTYLKAFEIGKRLEIEFRLDYQLIFVSVIDFNDEKRELVDYGYGIKQLILLLIQISVLSEKNKRLIHDYGEEGEYYMDYFDPCLLLIEEPETNLHPKWQSLLAEMFFEANKKFNIQLVIETHSEYLIRKFQNLVASEKQSESLIKIFYLRNLGAIEAGRTQVETIVIEEDGGINYEAFDSGFFDESNNLQLSLLNIRRDSFMVEFEELKKNLEENDDKISLLEEKIDEYGNRTDLERYLQHVALIFNTSKLNHITVDYLASGQYLLHNIKEGTDFSPVILQYGRAMENELKKLFGSVHATRKWTIGVMQGSLEKFKFGINRISACCSATEYNLLSTILTTIFQDPLTLQIDLINELREKRNDVAHPGLIMQKEDAEQYIEIMNQFLSPWSDNML
- a CDS encoding cysteine peptidase family C39 domain-containing protein — its product is MKFFPFFNQPDAKDCGSTCLRIVSKYYGKTIPLQQIRSLSETTREGSSLLGLSDTAENLGFRSLGVQIDVRTLE